A single genomic interval of Puntigrus tetrazona isolate hp1 chromosome 1, ASM1883169v1, whole genome shotgun sequence harbors:
- the toporsa gene encoding topoisomerase I binding, arginine/serine-rich a, whose translation MHKRIMASPQMKERLSGVVLNTVSEGASPESKCPICLDHFKNISYLDVCLHKFCFCCIREWAKNKAECPLCKQPFNSIYHTIKSEDNYKRFDLRPTENGSFGNMAGQRFRYRTTLTGDRRPAQRRTSPPPDHGVLFEGLRGSLPQRHSRDLHSMLRRLAVRQRREREGRSVQSLYEQEVLKFRRALYRRGVRVQSVQDGGRSRETSAEFFRRNPACLHRLVPWLRRELTVLYGTHGSLVNIVQHIIMTLITRHNLDEQAVLHELRPFLLSHTEHFLHEFLSFAQSPFNMAAYDQRAVYDLPRPSGEGSSSETSVIAISEDESDSLVTGSQDYATPSLTLSQTAWDDETPGPSYSSEPSQVLPFSVRDSDSDSSAGEAIVSVAAVPHQDRPANTGTIAVDGQHSVASDDDCVIIGYVKPVSERTPELVQLSSDSEHSEQNAELQSPRAPQHIRFISDSDLSPTDSQRRPTRCSRTPEDTSSQPRKEDKYGKRHHEWELSGSREGSSRSNRTHSGSRSRNRRLSKESKHKRRREKEKSQHTSSYWHSYSHYSQRESSRRCYTETRSSYTSYYRSAHDRSRSRSHSRRRSRDREDRSHSRSNSRIKSSSSKRQDRSRSRSRCRINYSKSRNKSRSRSNSGINSSNHQDRSRSRSRSRIKSSSSHRQHRRRSKSSCRVDPSNRQNRSRSRSSTRIYRSSSHQASRRDERGRKKKYKTKHHEEPSSKLFTDSVKDDAKKKHKKHHKKLKRKSRSPSRDDKSEGHSRKHKKKKKHKRKSRRHNSEEREEKNNPVLITITSDSDSADPGEPSVSNICAADSTDTIANSATDS comes from the coding sequence atTATGGCATCACCACAGATGAAGGAGCGCCTATCGGGTGTTGTGTTAAACACTGTATCAGAAGGAGCATCTCCAGAATCAAAATGCCCAATATGCCTGgatcatttcaaaaacatatcaTATCTGGACGTGTGCTTACATAAGTTCTGCTTCTGCTGCATCCGTGAGTGGGCGAAGAACAAAGCAGAATGCCCTTTGTGCAAACAGCCGTTTAATTCAATTTATCACACCATTAAGTCTGAAGATAACTACAAGAGGTTTGACCTGCGACCGACTGAAAATGGCTCATTCGGCAACATGGCAGGGCAAAGATTCAGGTATCGCACCACGCTTACAGGTGACCGCAGACCAGCACAGAGGAGAACGTCTCCTCCTCCTGACCATGGGGTCCTGTTCGAGGGCCTGAGGGGATCTCTTCCACAGCGGCACAGCAGAGATCTCCATAGCATGCTAAGAAGGTTGGCAGTAAGgcaaagaagagagagagagggaagatcCGTGCAAAGTTTGTACGAACAAGAAGTCCTTAAGTTCAGACGTGCCTTGTACAGAAGAGGCGTGCGAGTCCAGAGCGTGCAGGATGGCGGTCGTAGCAGGGAGACTTCTGCAGAGTTCTTCAGAAGAAATCCTGCTTGTCTCCACAGGCTCGTGCCTTGGTTGAGACGAGAACTGACTGTACTGTACGGTACTCACGGTTCCCTTGTAAACATTGTGCAGCACATAATCATGACTCTGATCACTCGACATAACTTGGACGAACAGGCTGTTTTGCACGAGCTTCGACCCTTCTTACTATCTCATACAGAGCACTTCCTGCATGAGTTTCTTAGTTTTGCTCAATCCCCGTTCAACATGGCAGCATATGACCAGCGTGCGGTTTACGACCTGCCTCGGCCCTCCGGAGAGGGAAGCAGTTCGGAAACCTCTGTGATCGCCATCTCTGAGGACGAAAGTGATTCTTTAGTGACGGGATCCCAGGACTATGCCACTCCCAGTCTGACCTTAAGCCAAACGGCATGGGATGACGAGACCCCAGGTCCATCCTACTCCTCGGAGCCATCTCAGGTTTTACCTTTCTCTGTGAGGGACTCGGATTCCGATAGCAGCGCAGGGGAAGCAATAGTGTCCGTTGCTGCTGTGCCACATCAAGACCGTCCAGCAAATACTGGCACTATTGCAGTGGATGGGCAGCATTCCGTTGCCAGTGACGATGACTGTGTTATTATTGGCTATGTtaagccagtgtcagaaaggaCTCCAGAACTGGTCCAGCTTTCATCTGATTCAGAACATTCTGAGCAGAATGCAGAGTTACAAAGTCCTCGGGCCCCCCAGCACATTCGATTCATTTCAGACTCTGATTTGTCTCCCACTGACTCTCAGAGGAGGCCAACGAGATGTTCTCGCACACCTGAGGACACCTCTAGTCAGCCAAGAAAAGAAGATAAATATGGCAAAAGGCATCATGAATGGGAGTTGTCAGGATCTAGAGAAGGATCGTCGCGCAGCAACAGGACACACTCCGGCTCCCGTAGCAGGAATCGCCGGTTGTCTAAAGAGAGCAAGCATAAGAGGAGAcgggaaaaagagaaaagtcagCACACCTCATCTTACTGGCATTCATATAGTCATTACAGTCAAAGAGAGAGCAGCAGGAGATGTTATACAGAGACACGCTCATCCTACACCAGCTATTACAGAAGTGCACATGATCGTTCTCGTTCTCGATCGCACAGTAGAAGGCGAAGCAGGGACCGTGAGGACAGAAGTCACTCAAGGAGCAATTCTAGAATTAAGTCCAGCTCCTCCAAGCGTCAGGACAGAAGTCGCTCGAGGAGCAGGTGTAGAATCAACTATTCCAAAAGTCGGAACAAAAGTCGCTCAAGGAGCAATTCTGGGATCAACTCTTCCAATCATCAGGACAGAAGTCGCTCGAGAAGCAGATCTCGTATCAAGTCTAGTTCCTCCCACCGTCAGCACAGAAGACGCTCAAAGAGTAGCTGTAGAGTCGACCCTTCCAACCGTCAGAACAGAAGCCGATCAAGGAGCAGCACTAGAATCTACAGATCGTCCTCGCATCAGGCGTCACGGCGTGATGAACGTGGcaggaaaaagaaatacaaaacaaagcatCATGAGGAACCCTCTAGCAAACTGTTTACTGATTCTGTTAAAGATGatgcaaaaaagaaacacaaaaagcatCACAAAAAGCTCAAGAGGAAAAGCAGGAGTCCAAGCAGGGATGACAAATCTGAGGGTCACAGTCGGaaacacaagaagaagaagaaacacaaGAGGAAGAGCAGGAGACATAATAGTGaggagagggaggaaaaaaacaaccctGTTCTCATTACAATTACTAGTGACAGTGACAGTGCTGACCCCGGTGAACCCTCAGTCAGTAATATCTGTGCCGCTGACTCCACTGACACAATAGCAAACAGTGCTACAGACTCCTAG